One genomic segment of Arthrobacter sp. zg-Y1110 includes these proteins:
- a CDS encoding sugar phosphate isomerase/epimerase, translated as MKMALDPTPFHRTHSLLQFPQLAAELGYPYLQLTPHPDFLPFFTHPKADDALTAALKKACGEAEVGIASILPVLRWSSPDENLRQAAVRYWRRAVQLAVDLGVSQMNTEFGGRPEHPEESEAAFYRSMEELVPLFEREGIQVAIDPHPDDFVEEGLAAWRVIRGANSPNLGFVYVAAHAFHLADSPDRILQEVGERLQVVHVADTMDHRASNGLRYITNPPGNPVRVHQHLKIGDGDVDWQQLFEALAQNGFLDRTETVMVSSVFAENENAAEVARYQLATMTDLVNGIR; from the coding sequence ATGAAGATGGCACTGGATCCCACCCCGTTCCACCGCACCCATTCCCTGCTGCAGTTCCCGCAGCTGGCGGCCGAACTGGGTTACCCGTACCTGCAGCTGACCCCGCACCCGGACTTCCTGCCCTTCTTCACCCATCCCAAGGCGGATGACGCCCTCACCGCAGCGCTGAAGAAGGCCTGCGGCGAGGCGGAGGTCGGCATCGCGTCAATCCTGCCGGTGCTCCGCTGGTCCTCCCCGGATGAGAATCTCCGGCAGGCCGCCGTCCGTTACTGGCGGCGGGCCGTGCAGCTGGCCGTGGACCTGGGGGTCAGCCAAATGAACACGGAGTTCGGCGGCCGGCCGGAACACCCGGAGGAATCCGAAGCGGCCTTTTACCGGTCCATGGAGGAACTGGTGCCGCTCTTTGAACGCGAGGGCATCCAGGTGGCGATTGATCCACACCCGGATGACTTTGTGGAGGAAGGCCTTGCCGCGTGGCGGGTCATCCGCGGGGCGAACTCACCGAACCTCGGCTTTGTTTACGTGGCCGCGCATGCCTTCCATCTGGCGGACAGCCCGGACCGGATCCTGCAGGAAGTAGGGGAGCGGCTGCAGGTGGTGCACGTGGCGGACACCATGGACCACCGTGCCTCCAACGGGCTGCGTTACATCACCAACCCGCCCGGAAATCCGGTGCGCGTCCACCAGCACCTGAAGATCGGCGACGGCGACGTCGACTGGCAGCAGCTCTTCGAGGCGCTGGCACAAAACGGCTTCCTGGACCGGACCGAAACGGTCATGGTCTCCAGCGTTTTCGCCGAGAACGAGAACGCTGCCGAGGTAGCCCGCTACCAACTCGCAACCATGACGGACCTGGTCAACGGAATCCGGTAA